A portion of the Rhodococcus pseudokoreensis genome contains these proteins:
- a CDS encoding class I adenylate-forming enzyme family protein, whose translation MDINHIVDSPFRALPRGDKSAPAVSIDGTTWWTYADLRARRDCYVTALRDAGVVKGDRVGIILLNSLDYVALYFAIARLGAIAVRLNFRLAPAELSFLIEDSGSEVVFFHSSRSDQLDPVRGDLSVRTWFCLEDDDTPVPEWAMEPDLTCPDHGVDDLPRPAGNDPVMIMYTSGTTGRPKGSVWTHDNVMWFATIQAMQWGFTAETVTMTTGPLYHAGAFECFTLPALMVYGKAVIMSSGGMSAERIAGTIEGAQVTHALLYPFLIYDLIALGAGELRKIDTLELIMSGGDPLQASAIDALSEHLPHVVLNKGFGLTEGGGQSAVLVQEFSRSHAHTVGRPLPLTEIRVVASDDVDAAAGEVGEIWVRSPAISGLYWNRPEATKATFVDGWCRTGDLGQISEDGFLLVSGRSKDMIRSGGENIYPAEIEAALAHHPGVAAVAVVGVPDSKYLEVGCAVVVPAADSGPVDELESSVRDMIAARLARYKCPRHYAFVDALPVSPAGKILKRELRDTYASIADSAS comes from the coding sequence ATGGACATCAACCACATCGTGGATTCACCTTTCCGGGCGCTGCCGCGGGGCGACAAGAGCGCCCCCGCGGTGTCGATCGACGGAACAACATGGTGGACCTACGCCGATCTCCGCGCCCGCCGCGATTGCTACGTGACAGCGCTCAGGGACGCCGGGGTCGTCAAGGGCGACCGGGTCGGAATCATCCTGCTGAACTCCCTCGACTACGTCGCCCTGTACTTCGCGATCGCCCGCCTCGGCGCGATCGCGGTCCGCCTGAACTTCCGGCTCGCTCCCGCGGAACTGTCCTTCCTCATCGAGGACTCGGGGAGCGAGGTGGTCTTCTTTCACTCCAGCCGCAGTGACCAGCTGGATCCGGTTCGCGGTGACCTCTCGGTCCGGACCTGGTTCTGCCTCGAGGACGACGACACTCCGGTACCCGAATGGGCCATGGAACCCGACCTCACCTGCCCCGATCACGGTGTCGACGATCTTCCGCGTCCGGCCGGAAATGATCCGGTCATGATCATGTACACCTCCGGAACGACCGGCCGACCGAAGGGGTCGGTATGGACCCATGACAATGTCATGTGGTTCGCCACCATCCAGGCCATGCAGTGGGGCTTCACCGCTGAGACCGTCACAATGACGACCGGTCCGCTCTACCACGCCGGCGCCTTCGAGTGCTTCACCCTGCCGGCGCTCATGGTGTACGGGAAGGCCGTGATCATGTCCAGCGGCGGGATGTCCGCCGAGCGCATCGCGGGCACCATCGAGGGCGCGCAGGTCACCCACGCGCTGCTCTACCCGTTCCTCATCTACGACCTGATCGCGCTGGGAGCCGGCGAACTCCGCAAAATCGACACCCTCGAGCTCATCATGTCCGGCGGTGATCCGTTGCAAGCGTCGGCGATCGACGCGTTGAGCGAACACCTGCCCCACGTGGTTCTCAACAAGGGCTTCGGCCTTACCGAGGGCGGCGGACAGTCCGCAGTCCTCGTGCAGGAGTTCAGCCGGAGCCACGCCCACACCGTCGGCCGTCCGCTGCCCCTCACCGAGATTCGCGTGGTGGCATCCGACGACGTCGATGCCGCAGCCGGTGAAGTGGGGGAGATCTGGGTCAGGTCGCCCGCCATTTCCGGGCTGTACTGGAATCGACCGGAAGCCACGAAGGCGACGTTCGTCGACGGCTGGTGTCGGACCGGTGACCTCGGGCAGATCAGTGAGGACGGCTTCCTGCTGGTCAGCGGTCGCAGCAAGGACATGATCCGTAGCGGCGGCGAGAACATCTATCCAGCGGAGATCGAGGCGGCGCTCGCCCATCATCCGGGTGTCGCTGCCGTCGCCGTGGTGGGTGTCCCCGACAGCAAGTACCTGGAGGTGGGCTGCGCGGTCGTCGTCCCCGCCGCAGACTCCGGCCCGGTGGACGAACTCGAGTCCTCCGTCCGGGACATGATCGCCGCGCGGCTGGCCAGGTACAAGTGCCCCCGCCACTACGCGTTCGTCGACGCACTGCCTGTGAGCCCCGCCGGAAAGATCCTCAAGCGCGAACTGCGCGACACCTACGCATCCATCGCGGACTCGGCTTCCTGA
- a CDS encoding acetate--CoA ligase family protein has product MSPDAGERLYHALMQPQTVAIVGASDDPAKTTSRPLRNLADSDWPGIVYVVNPNRDTVDGRRAYDSLADLPAVPDHVFVLTGADPAIEAARECSRIGVPVVTIMADGFVGGSADARRRMTSLEEVAAAGRTRVLGPSSLGVVSTSQRLVLTANAAFSEPLPMGGGIFVASQSGSAIGALASRGKDAGIAFHSMVSTGSEIDLSLGEVCLASVDDPEVTSYILFLENLSHAVDLAAFARAAADRGKPVLAYKLGRSDAAAELAVSHTGALAGDDAIADAALRDLGITRVRTFDALLEAHPLARRARTLAAARSAPRVAVVSTTGGGGAMMVDCLAMAGAEPTRPSEQTRARLADAGIDAGGGTLVDLTLAGTRYEVMKSALDILLAAPEFDAVVAVPGSSARFHPEHAVKPIVDAAGGDKALVAFVVPSAPDALRMLRDCGISAFRSPESCADAIVSVFASRAPRMAALSPLPAPATTNVLDEQSSYGVFTDLGIPHAPFAVLDTAEPFDEIPVATPAAVKIHAAGLAHKSDLGGVVLGVEDTAGLTSAVDTIVSSVRRTDPTVPTDQILVQQMIRGLGEALIGFRVDPDVGPIVLLAAGGVLAELHQDRSVRLAPVDPATAQEMIDEVTAFRALTGFRGLPKGDLTALRDAVVAVSRAADLVDSGVVELEANPVMVCAEGQGVFAVDAVVRIAQPDRSHATRSTPAVIVTAGNVGP; this is encoded by the coding sequence ATGAGTCCCGATGCCGGCGAACGCCTCTACCACGCACTCATGCAGCCGCAGACCGTCGCGATCGTGGGAGCCTCCGACGATCCGGCCAAGACCACCTCGCGCCCTCTCCGCAATCTTGCCGACAGCGACTGGCCAGGAATCGTCTACGTCGTCAACCCGAACCGCGACACCGTCGATGGTCGCAGAGCGTACGACAGCCTGGCCGATCTGCCCGCCGTCCCGGACCACGTCTTCGTGCTCACCGGCGCGGATCCGGCGATCGAGGCCGCGCGTGAGTGCTCCCGGATCGGCGTTCCGGTGGTGACGATCATGGCCGACGGTTTCGTGGGTGGTTCGGCGGATGCCCGCCGACGAATGACGTCGCTCGAGGAGGTTGCCGCCGCCGGGCGGACCCGTGTCCTGGGCCCCAGCAGTCTCGGAGTGGTCAGCACTTCCCAGCGACTCGTCCTGACCGCGAATGCCGCCTTTTCCGAGCCGTTGCCGATGGGTGGGGGGATCTTCGTCGCGTCCCAGTCGGGTAGTGCCATCGGTGCGTTGGCCTCACGCGGCAAGGACGCGGGAATAGCCTTCCACTCCATGGTCTCCACCGGCTCCGAAATCGACCTGTCGTTGGGCGAAGTGTGTCTCGCTTCGGTCGACGACCCCGAGGTGACGAGCTATATCCTCTTCCTCGAAAACCTCAGCCATGCGGTCGATCTCGCAGCCTTCGCGCGGGCGGCCGCCGATCGCGGGAAGCCGGTGCTGGCTTACAAGCTCGGGCGCTCGGACGCGGCCGCCGAACTGGCCGTCTCCCACACCGGCGCCCTCGCGGGAGATGATGCGATAGCCGATGCGGCGCTCCGCGACCTCGGCATCACCCGCGTGCGCACCTTCGACGCGCTCCTCGAGGCGCACCCCCTGGCCCGCCGCGCCCGGACCCTCGCAGCGGCGCGCTCGGCTCCGCGGGTGGCCGTCGTGTCCACCACCGGCGGCGGCGGGGCGATGATGGTGGACTGCCTGGCAATGGCCGGCGCCGAACCGACCCGGCCGAGCGAGCAGACCCGAGCCCGGCTCGCCGACGCCGGCATCGATGCAGGTGGTGGCACCCTCGTCGACCTCACCCTGGCGGGAACTCGGTACGAGGTGATGAAGTCCGCACTCGACATCCTGCTCGCAGCCCCCGAGTTCGATGCCGTCGTGGCGGTCCCGGGTTCGTCTGCCCGCTTCCATCCGGAGCACGCCGTCAAGCCGATCGTCGACGCGGCAGGAGGCGACAAGGCCCTCGTTGCGTTCGTCGTACCCTCCGCGCCGGATGCGCTACGCATGCTTCGTGACTGCGGGATCAGCGCCTTCCGGTCCCCGGAGTCCTGCGCCGACGCGATCGTCTCGGTATTCGCCTCCAGGGCACCCCGGATGGCGGCACTCTCTCCCCTTCCGGCACCGGCAACGACGAACGTCCTCGACGAGCAATCCTCGTACGGGGTGTTCACCGACTTGGGTATCCCACACGCCCCGTTCGCGGTCCTCGACACGGCAGAGCCCTTCGACGAGATCCCGGTGGCCACACCCGCCGCGGTGAAGATTCATGCGGCCGGACTGGCTCACAAATCGGACCTGGGTGGTGTCGTCCTCGGAGTCGAGGACACCGCCGGGTTGACGTCTGCCGTCGACACCATCGTCTCGTCGGTGCGGCGAACCGACCCCACCGTGCCGACCGACCAGATTCTCGTGCAGCAGATGATCCGAGGACTCGGCGAGGCCCTCATCGGATTCCGAGTCGACCCGGATGTCGGCCCGATCGTGCTTCTCGCCGCGGGCGGAGTGCTGGCCGAACTCCACCAGGACCGCAGCGTCCGTCTCGCACCCGTCGATCCGGCCACGGCCCAGGAGATGATCGACGAGGTGACCGCGTTCCGTGCCCTTACCGGATTCCGTGGCCTCCCCAAGGGGGACCTCACGGCCTTGCGTGACGCCGTGGTCGCCGTATCGCGCGCCGCCGATCTGGTCGACTCCGGTGTGGTCGAACTCGAAGCGAACCCGGTGATGGTGTGCGCCGAAGGACAGGGTGTGTTCGCGGTCGACGCCGTTGTCCGGATCGCGCAACCCGATCGATCCCATGCCACTCGGTCGACCCCCGCCGTCATTGTGACCGCCGGTAACGTAGGACCGTAG
- a CDS encoding acyl-CoA dehydrogenase family protein, giving the protein MDFRLPDDIEDFRASVSAFAAKTLAPGALARAHAPEFPWDVAAQMGQQGLLGLTIPEDKGGQGASLLAAVVAIQAVAAHCPRSADVVQAGNFGAIRTFAEYASPEQREKYLPNLLAGRSVIGLSMTEPEAGSAVTDLQTTAIRKDNGFVINGTKVFGTHSADASVYLVYVRFGPGVGGIGSVLIDAGTPGLTVGEPSMFMNGEHWCQLYFEDCFVPDAQVLLGEGGFKRQITGFNVERLGNASRSLAVGRYAFDTAVRHVTEREQFGRPLAEFQGLQWMFAERAVALESAQLLLHRAAAVGDGDLPTAYDTAVAKYAANEAGFGAADLAVQAMGGIGFSEESLVEYCFRRTRGWKIAGGSTEILKNRIAETVFDRRFSQRAGTR; this is encoded by the coding sequence GTGGACTTCCGCCTTCCCGATGACATCGAGGACTTCCGCGCCTCCGTCTCGGCGTTTGCAGCCAAGACGCTCGCGCCGGGTGCCCTCGCCAGGGCGCACGCTCCCGAATTTCCCTGGGACGTCGCCGCGCAGATGGGGCAGCAAGGGCTGCTCGGACTGACCATCCCCGAGGACAAGGGCGGACAGGGCGCCTCGCTGCTCGCCGCTGTCGTCGCCATCCAAGCTGTCGCAGCGCACTGCCCGCGATCGGCGGACGTCGTCCAGGCAGGCAACTTCGGCGCGATCCGAACCTTCGCCGAGTACGCGTCGCCCGAGCAGCGTGAGAAGTACCTGCCGAACCTGCTGGCTGGGAGGTCGGTCATCGGACTGAGCATGACCGAGCCCGAGGCAGGCTCGGCGGTGACGGACCTGCAGACAACCGCAATCCGTAAGGACAACGGGTTCGTCATCAACGGCACCAAGGTGTTCGGAACCCACAGTGCGGACGCCTCGGTGTACCTGGTGTACGTGCGATTCGGCCCGGGTGTGGGGGGCATCGGCTCGGTGCTCATCGACGCAGGCACTCCCGGTCTGACCGTCGGGGAACCGTCGATGTTCATGAACGGTGAGCATTGGTGCCAGCTGTACTTCGAGGACTGCTTCGTTCCGGACGCTCAGGTCCTTCTCGGCGAGGGCGGCTTCAAACGGCAGATCACGGGATTCAACGTCGAGCGGCTCGGGAACGCCTCCCGATCGCTGGCTGTCGGACGCTATGCCTTCGATACCGCCGTGCGGCATGTCACCGAGCGCGAACAGTTCGGCCGTCCCCTCGCCGAATTTCAGGGGCTGCAGTGGATGTTCGCAGAGCGCGCGGTCGCGCTCGAGTCCGCCCAACTGCTCCTGCACCGTGCTGCCGCCGTCGGCGACGGTGACCTTCCGACCGCCTACGACACCGCTGTCGCGAAGTACGCGGCCAACGAAGCCGGATTCGGTGCCGCAGACCTCGCCGTTCAGGCGATGGGTGGTATCGGGTTCAGCGAAGAATCACTGGTCGAATACTGCTTCCGGCGTACCCGTGGCTGGAAGATCGCCGGTGGTTCCACCGAGATCCTGAAGAACCGCATCGCGGAGACCGTCTTCGATCGCCGGTTCAGCCAGAGGGCGGGCACGCGATGA
- a CDS encoding N-acyl homoserine lactonase family protein, with translation MSATFDVVAIRLGHVDRVARDNFLGDPHLAGAMRLDFDIWVVRNEDRIILVDTGFSPEAGERRGRALERRPADALRELGIAPDEVTDIVVTHLHYDHAGNLGDFPGADIWIQGAEVAYATGNSMRHRQLSHFFDVDDVCDIVRRTFDGRVRQIDGRHVVTDGVELHPVGGHTPGLQVVRVRTERGWVVLASDALHYYANLELRNPFPAIVDVPAMLDAFDTVLQLADGPDHVVPGHDPAVMERFGTVSGDLPDGMVALHRQPTPHPAPAQH, from the coding sequence ATGAGCGCGACCTTCGACGTCGTCGCGATCCGGCTCGGGCATGTCGACCGGGTCGCCCGGGACAACTTCCTCGGCGACCCGCACCTCGCGGGCGCGATGCGGCTCGACTTCGACATCTGGGTCGTCCGCAACGAGGATCGGATCATCCTGGTGGACACCGGCTTCAGCCCTGAAGCCGGAGAGCGTCGCGGTCGAGCGCTGGAGCGTCGCCCGGCGGACGCTCTGCGCGAGTTGGGAATCGCGCCCGACGAGGTCACCGACATCGTCGTCACGCACCTGCACTACGACCATGCCGGCAATCTCGGAGACTTCCCCGGCGCTGACATCTGGATCCAGGGTGCCGAGGTCGCGTACGCGACCGGCAACAGCATGCGGCACCGGCAATTATCTCACTTCTTCGACGTGGACGACGTGTGCGACATCGTGCGCCGAACCTTCGACGGCCGAGTCCGCCAGATCGACGGTCGCCACGTAGTGACCGACGGAGTCGAACTGCACCCGGTCGGCGGACACACCCCCGGCCTGCAGGTGGTTCGGGTGCGCACCGAACGCGGGTGGGTCGTGCTCGCCTCCGACGCGCTCCACTACTACGCAAACCTCGAACTACGGAACCCGTTCCCGGCGATCGTCGACGTACCCGCGATGCTCGACGCCTTCGACACCGTCCTGCAACTCGCCGACGGACCCGATCATGTGGTGCCGGGCCACGACCCCGCCGTCATGGAACGGTTCGGCACGGTCTCCGGCGATCTTCCCGACGGGATGGTCGCGCTGCACCGACAGCCCACGCCCCACCCCGCACCCGCACAGCACTGA
- a CDS encoding NAD(P)-dependent oxidoreductase: MSSKRTLGFVGLGVMGGPMSINLVTRSGHEMIAFDLSTESLDRVVDAGAKRGASVVDVAEQADIVFLSLPSIVQVEAVAAELLSATNPPKIIVDMSTSDVTRTRALGALVDKDGVELVDAPVARLRQAAKDGTLLITVGATPERFTDLQPLLSCMGSDIVHAGALGSGQVIKILNNMVVFQTVNALAEARAIGTAAGVDPKLLFETLTLGSADSFVLRKSALSTLAVDSFPVKTFPTVYAIKDLNLALQLARDEGVPTASADQTMKLLEATRDAGYRDEYYPVMVKLIEGGTRK; encoded by the coding sequence ATGAGCAGCAAGCGCACTCTCGGATTCGTCGGACTCGGCGTCATGGGAGGCCCGATGAGTATCAACTTGGTGACCCGATCGGGCCACGAGATGATCGCCTTCGATCTGAGCACCGAGTCGCTGGACCGAGTGGTCGACGCCGGCGCGAAGCGGGGCGCGAGCGTGGTCGACGTCGCCGAGCAGGCCGACATCGTCTTCCTCTCGCTCCCCAGCATCGTCCAGGTGGAAGCCGTCGCAGCGGAACTCCTGTCCGCAACCAACCCACCGAAGATCATCGTCGACATGAGCACGAGCGATGTGACCCGGACGCGTGCGCTCGGGGCGCTGGTAGACAAGGACGGCGTCGAATTGGTCGACGCGCCGGTGGCCCGGTTGCGGCAGGCCGCCAAGGACGGCACCCTGCTGATCACCGTCGGCGCCACGCCGGAACGGTTCACCGACCTGCAACCGCTGTTGTCCTGCATGGGATCCGACATCGTCCATGCCGGCGCACTCGGCAGCGGGCAGGTCATCAAGATCCTCAACAACATGGTGGTCTTCCAGACCGTCAACGCGCTCGCGGAGGCCCGTGCCATCGGTACCGCGGCAGGGGTGGACCCGAAGTTGCTGTTCGAGACGCTCACCCTCGGATCTGCGGACAGCTTCGTCCTGCGCAAGTCGGCGCTGAGTACCCTCGCCGTCGACAGCTTCCCGGTCAAGACGTTCCCGACCGTGTACGCCATCAAGGATCTGAACCTGGCGCTCCAGCTCGCCCGCGACGAGGGCGTCCCCACCGCCTCTGCGGATCAGACCATGAAACTGTTGGAGGCCACCCGCGACGCCGGCTACCGCGACGAGTACTACCCCGTCATGGTCAAGCTCATCGAAGGGGGCACGCGGAAATGA
- a CDS encoding aldehyde dehydrogenase family protein, whose product MSSPEATVLPDVLTAVIGGKWTAAATDATIHDVHDPATEQVIARFAQTTAQQVDEAVRNAHDAWRGWAATAPVERGRVLARLADTVRAHADMLATLESADTGKPISQARGDIAVTARYLEYYAGACDKFGGETIPQAADTFAYTVRESYGVVAHITPWNAPLSQMMRGVAPCLAAGNTVVVKPSELTPLTTGLVAILMVEAGLPAGVCNIVLGDGPAVGSPLVGHELVRHIAFTGSVAAGQSVGRVAAERIVGAHLELGGKSPTIVCADADLGRAAKAGALAVIRNSGQSCFATTRLFVHRAVHDEFVERVAAEMQGLSVGPGADDPDLGPLVSAAQRDRVLGIVEQARADGAEIIVGGHRPTGRDTGFFVMPTLVASVTNDMAIAQQEVFGPVQSVIAFDDLGEAIAQANDTPYGLSAGVFTSDIGRAHRVARELQAGQVQINRYAGAGVEIPFGGYKASGIGREKGTEALLGYTQVKSVIVALD is encoded by the coding sequence ATGAGCTCGCCTGAGGCCACGGTGTTGCCCGACGTCCTGACCGCCGTCATCGGCGGGAAGTGGACGGCGGCAGCAACCGACGCGACAATCCACGACGTCCACGACCCGGCCACCGAACAGGTCATCGCACGGTTCGCGCAGACCACGGCGCAGCAGGTCGACGAGGCCGTCCGCAACGCCCACGACGCGTGGCGAGGCTGGGCCGCGACCGCACCGGTCGAACGCGGACGCGTGCTCGCTCGGCTCGCCGACACCGTCCGCGCTCACGCAGACATGCTGGCCACCCTGGAGTCCGCCGACACCGGGAAGCCCATCTCCCAGGCGCGCGGCGACATCGCCGTCACCGCGCGCTATCTCGAGTACTACGCCGGTGCGTGTGACAAATTCGGCGGCGAGACCATCCCGCAGGCGGCAGACACCTTCGCCTACACCGTCCGCGAGTCATACGGTGTCGTCGCGCACATCACCCCCTGGAATGCCCCGCTCAGCCAGATGATGCGCGGCGTCGCACCGTGTCTCGCCGCCGGAAACACGGTGGTCGTCAAGCCGTCCGAGCTGACACCACTCACGACCGGTCTCGTCGCGATCCTCATGGTCGAGGCCGGTCTTCCGGCCGGGGTGTGCAACATCGTCCTCGGCGACGGACCTGCTGTCGGTAGCCCCCTGGTCGGGCACGAACTGGTCCGGCACATCGCGTTCACCGGATCGGTGGCAGCGGGCCAGAGCGTGGGACGTGTGGCTGCGGAGCGAATCGTCGGCGCTCACCTCGAGCTCGGTGGAAAATCGCCCACAATCGTCTGTGCCGACGCCGACCTCGGGCGTGCTGCGAAGGCGGGAGCCCTTGCCGTGATTCGGAACTCGGGCCAGTCCTGTTTCGCTACCACGCGGTTGTTCGTCCATCGTGCGGTCCACGACGAATTCGTCGAACGGGTCGCCGCCGAGATGCAAGGGTTGTCCGTCGGCCCCGGTGCCGACGATCCCGATCTCGGACCGCTCGTGTCGGCTGCTCAACGCGACCGGGTCCTCGGGATCGTGGAACAGGCCCGAGCGGACGGTGCGGAGATCATCGTCGGCGGCCACCGTCCCACCGGCCGGGACACGGGATTCTTCGTGATGCCGACCCTCGTCGCGTCCGTGACGAACGACATGGCGATCGCCCAGCAGGAAGTGTTCGGCCCGGTGCAGTCCGTCATCGCATTCGACGATCTCGGCGAGGCGATCGCGCAGGCGAACGACACACCGTACGGCCTGTCGGCGGGTGTCTTCACTTCCGACATCGGCCGGGCACATCGAGTGGCCCGGGAACTGCAGGCCGGCCAGGTGCAGATCAACCGCTATGCCGGGGCGGGCGTCGAGATCCCGTTCGGCGGATACAAAGCCAGCGGCATCGGCCGGGAAAAGGGCACCGAGGCACTGCTCGGCTACACACAGGTCAAGAGCGTGATCGTCGCGCTCGACTGA
- a CDS encoding enoyl-CoA hydratase/isomerase family protein, with the protein MLSTYEQFSSLKFENNHPGVLELVFDGPNLNAVTEDQHRELALIWQVIDRDPQVRVVLVHGVGKAFSAGGSFDMVEAQIADHRINMRVMQEARDLYYNIIGCSKPIVSAIHGPAVGAGLVIALMADISVAATDARIIDGHTRLGVAAGDHAAAVWPLLCGIAKSKYLLMTCREVSGQDAERAGLVSLTVDKEQLLDTATTIAKDLADGAQDAIRWTKQAINGWYRQAGPIFDASLGLEFLAFNGPDVAEGVASHRERRAPNFTPNASHELA; encoded by the coding sequence ATGTTGTCCACTTATGAGCAGTTCTCCAGCCTGAAGTTCGAGAACAACCACCCCGGCGTGCTCGAGCTCGTCTTCGACGGGCCCAACCTCAACGCCGTGACCGAAGACCAGCACCGCGAACTCGCCCTCATCTGGCAGGTCATCGACCGCGACCCGCAGGTCCGGGTGGTCCTCGTGCACGGTGTGGGCAAGGCGTTCTCCGCAGGCGGCAGCTTCGACATGGTCGAGGCGCAGATCGCCGACCACAGGATCAACATGCGCGTCATGCAGGAGGCCCGAGACCTGTACTACAACATCATCGGTTGCTCGAAGCCCATCGTCTCGGCCATCCACGGACCCGCCGTCGGGGCCGGGCTCGTCATCGCACTGATGGCCGACATCTCGGTCGCCGCCACAGACGCACGCATCATCGACGGCCACACCCGACTCGGTGTCGCCGCCGGAGACCATGCCGCCGCCGTCTGGCCGCTCCTCTGCGGCATCGCGAAATCGAAATACCTCCTGATGACCTGCCGCGAGGTCTCCGGGCAGGACGCCGAGCGGGCGGGACTGGTCTCCCTCACCGTCGACAAGGAGCAGCTGCTCGACACCGCCACGACCATCGCCAAAGACCTCGCGGACGGCGCACAGGATGCCATCCGATGGACCAAACAGGCGATCAACGGCTGGTACCGCCAGGCCGGGCCGATCTTCGACGCATCCCTCGGCCTCGAGTTCCTCGCCTTCAACGGCCCCGACGTCGCCGAAGGCGTTGCCTCCCATCGCGAGCGCCGCGCCCCGAACTTCACCCCGAATGCATCCCATGAGCTCGCCTGA
- a CDS encoding CaiB/BaiF CoA transferase family protein yields MSARRGALSGTRVVVLEGLGPTPFISMLLSDMGADVVRVARPQHRSAREIGQTKGLSPDRDVVNRGTTSVEADLKSPAGIESVLRLIDSANIFMEGYRPGVAERLGLGPDVVLDRNPAIVFARITGYGQTGRLAKAVGHDINYVAQSGVLHTLGHPGERPRPAVNYLGDYAGGGALGAYGIVCALFESARSGEGQVVDVSMVDGAALLTARMQGLRAAGLFSDEPGTNHIDNGAPFYDTYRCADGRYVAVGALEADFYLAFLAGLGEDTTAWPDRDDEANWPTLRALIEERVATRSMAEWTEIFDGTDACVTAVLNFPEAARDAHNAERGVYVDVHGICHPAPSPRLHRTPARRPGLSAREGATVDDVLATWSAPAGLPS; encoded by the coding sequence ATGTCCGCGCGGCGCGGTGCCCTCTCCGGAACACGAGTTGTCGTTCTGGAGGGACTCGGGCCCACCCCGTTCATCTCGATGCTGCTCTCCGACATGGGCGCCGACGTCGTCCGCGTCGCGCGCCCACAGCACCGCTCCGCGCGCGAGATCGGACAGACCAAGGGACTGTCCCCGGACCGGGACGTGGTCAACCGGGGGACCACCTCCGTCGAAGCCGATCTCAAGAGTCCCGCCGGGATCGAATCCGTGCTCCGCCTCATCGACTCGGCGAACATCTTCATGGAGGGCTACCGTCCCGGCGTCGCCGAGCGGCTCGGTCTCGGCCCGGACGTCGTCCTCGACCGCAATCCGGCGATTGTGTTCGCACGGATCACCGGCTACGGCCAGACCGGCCGCCTGGCGAAGGCTGTCGGACACGACATCAACTACGTCGCCCAGTCCGGTGTCCTGCACACCCTCGGACATCCCGGTGAACGCCCCCGGCCGGCGGTGAACTACCTCGGCGACTACGCCGGCGGCGGCGCACTCGGCGCCTACGGAATCGTCTGCGCCCTGTTCGAGTCCGCTCGGTCGGGCGAGGGGCAAGTCGTCGACGTCTCGATGGTGGACGGAGCCGCACTGCTCACCGCACGCATGCAGGGCCTGCGTGCGGCAGGCCTGTTCTCCGACGAGCCCGGAACCAATCACATCGACAACGGGGCACCGTTCTACGACACCTACCGCTGCGCCGACGGGCGGTACGTCGCCGTCGGCGCCCTCGAAGCGGATTTCTACCTCGCGTTCCTCGCCGGGCTCGGAGAGGACACCACGGCGTGGCCCGACCGGGACGACGAGGCGAACTGGCCGACGCTGCGGGCATTGATCGAGGAACGGGTCGCGACCCGCTCGATGGCCGAGTGGACCGAGATCTTCGACGGCACCGATGCCTGCGTGACGGCGGTGCTGAACTTCCCCGAGGCGGCCCGCGACGCACACAACGCCGAACGCGGGGTGTACGTCGACGTCCACGGGATCTGCCATCCCGCGCCCTCACCGCGTCTGCACCGAACACCGGCCCGCCGGCCGGGCCTGTCCGCCCGTGAGGGAGCAACCGTCGACGACGTCCTCGCAACCTGGTCCGCTCCGGCGGGCCTGCCCTCCTGA